A portion of the Granulosicoccus antarcticus IMCC3135 genome contains these proteins:
- a CDS encoding ABC transporter ATP-binding protein → MIEISGVSKVFGKTTAVDDVSLSLQRGDFLTIVGPSGCGKTTLLRMIAGFDAPTSGHIMINGQRVEEVPPYQRSIGMVFQKLALFPHMSAHENVAFPLKMRRFDPEQIAELADKYLRLVKLQDLGDRKPHQLSGGQQQRVAIARALSFSPDLLLLDEPLSALDRKLREEMQLEFRRIQQELGVTTINVTHDQREALVMSDRIIVMNEGVVQQADTPLEVYRKPGNQFVANFIGVTSMFKGRVLSVDEGLIKVDVGGTPLLARGNGELIKSGDVIDCAVRAEQVRMCGPDDAAVDNKVTGLVVQRIFEGDRIVYEMLVEELDNSSLYVFDHDPGSHAEYSINERVQLGWSADVFYAFPLTPELIPQTSSEGKNDE, encoded by the coding sequence ATGATCGAAATCAGCGGCGTCAGCAAAGTCTTTGGCAAAACCACCGCGGTGGATGATGTCAGTCTGTCCTTGCAGCGTGGAGACTTTCTGACCATCGTTGGTCCCAGTGGCTGCGGTAAAACAACACTGCTGCGCATGATCGCAGGCTTCGATGCACCCACAAGTGGTCATATCATGATCAACGGTCAGCGTGTCGAAGAGGTGCCTCCCTATCAGAGAAGCATTGGCATGGTTTTCCAGAAGCTGGCCTTGTTTCCGCATATGAGTGCGCATGAGAATGTCGCCTTTCCACTGAAAATGCGACGATTTGATCCGGAACAGATTGCCGAACTGGCTGACAAGTACTTGCGCTTGGTCAAGTTGCAGGATCTGGGAGATCGCAAGCCGCACCAGCTTTCCGGTGGTCAGCAGCAGCGGGTGGCAATTGCCAGAGCCCTGTCGTTCAGTCCTGATCTGCTGCTGCTCGATGAGCCGCTCTCTGCACTTGATAGAAAACTGCGAGAAGAAATGCAGCTTGAGTTTCGTCGTATCCAGCAGGAGTTGGGCGTGACCACCATTAATGTGACTCACGACCAACGCGAGGCACTGGTCATGTCGGATCGCATCATCGTCATGAATGAGGGTGTTGTTCAGCAAGCAGATACCCCGTTGGAGGTCTATCGGAAACCCGGTAACCAGTTTGTCGCCAATTTCATTGGTGTCACATCCATGTTCAAGGGCCGTGTTCTGTCGGTTGACGAGGGTTTGATCAAAGTCGATGTCGGTGGCACGCCGTTGCTTGCACGTGGCAATGGTGAACTGATCAAGAGCGGTGATGTCATTGACTGCGCCGTGCGGGCAGAGCAGGTCAGAATGTGTGGTCCTGATGATGCTGCCGTGGACAACAAGGTTACCGGCCTTGTGGTGCAGCGTATCTTTGAAGGTGATCGGATTGTCTACGAGATGCTTGTCGAAGAGCTGGATAACTCGTCACTGTATGTGTTTGATCACGACCCCGGTTCACACGCCGAATATTCGATCAACGAAAGAGTGCAGCTGGGTTGGAGCGCTGATGTGTTCTACGCCTTCCCGCTGACTCCAGAGCTGATCCCACAAACATCAAGTGAAGGTAAAAATGATGAATAA